From Pseudomonas sp. LS1212, the proteins below share one genomic window:
- the cysK gene encoding cysteine synthase A gives MSRIFADNAQSIGNTPLVQINRIAPRGVTVLAKIEGRNPAYSVKCRIGASMIRDAESSGKLKPGMTIIEPTSGNTGIGLAFVAAARGYKLQLTMPASMSIERRKVLKALGAELVLTDPAKGMKGAIDKAAEILASDPANYFLPQQFNNPANPAIHEKTTGPEIWNDTDGAVDVLVSGVGTGGTITGISRYIKNTQGKPILSVAVEPLVSPVITQARANEEIKPSPHKIQGIGAGFVPKNLDLSIVDQVELVSDEESKAMALRLMQEEGILCGISSGAAMAAAIRLAEKPEMQGKTIVVILPDSGERYLSSMLFSDLFTDQENQQ, from the coding sequence ATGAGTCGTATTTTTGCTGACAACGCGCAATCCATCGGCAACACGCCGCTGGTCCAGATCAACCGTATCGCCCCCCGAGGCGTGACCGTGCTGGCCAAGATCGAGGGTCGTAACCCGGCCTATTCGGTCAAGTGCCGGATCGGGGCAAGCATGATCCGGGACGCTGAAAGCAGCGGCAAGCTCAAGCCGGGCATGACCATTATCGAGCCGACCTCCGGCAACACCGGCATCGGCCTGGCGTTTGTCGCGGCGGCGCGGGGTTACAAATTGCAACTGACCATGCCGGCGTCCATGAGCATCGAGCGCCGCAAGGTGCTCAAGGCCCTCGGTGCCGAACTGGTACTCACCGATCCTGCCAAGGGCATGAAAGGCGCCATCGACAAGGCCGCTGAAATCCTCGCCAGCGATCCGGCCAATTACTTCTTGCCGCAACAATTCAACAACCCGGCCAACCCGGCCATCCACGAGAAAACCACAGGCCCGGAAATCTGGAACGACACCGACGGCGCTGTCGATGTACTGGTCTCGGGCGTGGGTACCGGCGGCACCATTACCGGGATATCGCGCTACATCAAGAACACCCAGGGCAAGCCGATCCTGTCGGTGGCGGTGGAGCCCCTGGTTTCCCCGGTGATCACCCAGGCCCGGGCCAACGAGGAGATCAAACCCAGCCCGCACAAGATCCAGGGCATCGGCGCCGGTTTTGTGCCGAAAAACCTCGACTTGTCGATCGTCGATCAGGTGGAGCTGGTCAGCGACGAAGAATCCAAGGCCATGGCCCTGCGCCTGATGCAGGAAGAGGGGATCCTGTGCGGGATTTCCTCGGGCGCGGCGATGGCAGCGGCCATCCGGTTGGCCGAGAAACCGGAAATGCAAGGCAAGACCATCGTGGTCATTCTGCCGGACTCCGGTGAGCGGTACTTGTCGAGCATGCTCTTCAGCGACCTGTTCACTGACCAGGAAAACCAGCAGTAG